One Glycine max cultivar Williams 82 chromosome 1, Glycine_max_v4.0, whole genome shotgun sequence genomic window, taatatgaaaatataatatcagaattttttaattataatatactcAATACTCTctagaattataaaattaaaagaagaaaaaaaaacagaaaataccAATGTTAAGCTGGCGCGAAGATTTCTCTGTGGCTTTAATCAAGCGATTGATTTCGTCCTTAGTCAACGGTTCTCCCAATACCTCATCTCTCGACTCCCAAACCGGACCGGCCAACCGAACCGGTTGAACCTCTTCCTCATCCGGCGGCGGCAGAGCCAGCGCGTGGAAGTCCTTCACCGTCGTCTTGCTCGGGGGCACCGGGTTCCGCCCCGTCCATGGCCGCGGCAAGGAGGCCGGTCCGAACGGCGCGAATGGCGGCTCGCGCAATTTCACCGGCTTCGCATTCGGAGTCTCAGTGTAACTGAACCTAAACTCGAACGGCGCGCCGTCGACGACGTAGGAAACTCCGTCGTCGCCGATTCTGACGTTCTCCGGTCCCGGCCGAAATTCGAGGCTCGCGGCTCGCGAAACCACGGGGTGCGAATCGAGTAAGGGTTTCGGCTTCGGCGGCGGCTTGGAGTACTTCGATTTCTTCCCCGGAATTGAAGGTTGTGACGGGGCGGAGGGAGTTCCGAGGGATTTGAACGTTTCGGCGGCTGCGGCGGAATCGGCGGCGAAAGCGGTGTTGGTGATGTTGTCGGCGGCCGTGAAGCGGCGAGTGCGGCAGATTTCGTCTTCGATTTCCTGGATAGTTCGGCGGCGCCGGTTGAACTTCTCGGCGTTGGCGTTGTTCCAGCGCGAGAAACGGAGCTCCGTGGAACAACGATCGCGAGTCGGGTTCGGGCAAACGGGTGGAGAAAATATGGGTAATTGGATTGCCACCTTCAGAAGCACATCCATTTGTTCTTGTCTCGGTTTTGCTCTGCCATAAACCCTTCATAAAACTCAATCACGAAGGGCATTTTCGgaaatatatatcatttcagaaaatacaaaagatttgtttgttttttctcgacttaatttcacatttatttttcttactatAGTTGAAATTCAAGTTTCGTTTTTTTGTTAAGCTTGAtttctatcattttaattatgtaCTTTTGTTTTATCTATCATTTTGATATTTAGTATTTAATTGAATAGAAATACAAATATAGCACTCATGCATTCCTGCATTGTCTGATCAACATTTTTAATGGATATATCAAATTaacgaataaaataaaattacagaattaaaatcatttaatactttgtataaaaaattaattcaaatttcaacaatgataagataaataaaaatacaattaagtcttttttttttctttcaaacacTTGAGTTCTTATCATAGTTAAACaagtaaaattcaaatttgCATGAGGCAAATTAATGTGCTGATGCATTGGTCAGCACTGACCAACCTTGGGAGTAGAATGGAGGGGGAGTTTTTGATGTTTGGGCAATTGTCTTGCTTTTTTTAAgccaattgtttattttttattttgtgtgaaCTGTGACTCTATGTTAATTGTTatgtagtgttttttttttggacttttTAGCCCGTTGAAaactaaaagaacaaaaaactcaaatttaGACCAGAAAATAATCCTAAAAGGTTTAAGGAACATTGTCTAAATTTtgttccctttttttaaaattaaactttgttctaaaaataaaagttttccaATATTTTAGGCAATGGCAACAGCGACGTCGTTTTTTCATTTTCGGACAGTGGCATCAACGTAATTATATGCACTAACAAGGATATACCATTTTCTGTTGCTTTTGAGCAACACTACTACACTCTACAGCCAACTGAGAAACTGTTGAAATTGCACGGTTTTAAGGTAATAATGTTCCTTGATCTTCCTTTTTCTGTGTTTTACGGTTAAAGGGTGTTTGGTTCTGTTTGCAAAGTTGAAGTCTTTGTTGCTCGTACTGAAGATTTTCATCTAAATATGGTACTGTTTATTCTTTCAGTTTGGGGGAAGTTAACCGGTTGAGTTTTATATGAAATGGGTATATCTGTTGTAGCCATGAAGTTGCGCCATGTTGCAATTAGAAGGCTATCAGTTGTTGGCATGTTCGTTGCAGTGATAGTTGTTTTCCAATGTTGTTGGACAACTTATTATTCTGTGTTGGATGCTGGTGGGAGCTCAGTGGCTTTGCCAATTGAAGTTTCCATTTCTGGAACTTCAGAAAAGAAGGGTGTGTTTAGATCCACATCAGCAACCAATGTTATGCTTAATGCTACTTTTGTCTCTCATTCAAAGGAATATGATTCTGAGAAAGAAGCTGATTTGGACCATGAATTGGAATCTGATGGGGGCAGAAATTCAAGAGAGGGACACATTCCCAATAATAAGGGTTTTAAAGTGGGAAATCATAAGGATGCAATTTACAGTTTCACTCAGAAAAGACCCAAGTATGCTGTTTTGAGCGCATCTGATATGTTGCTTGCTGTAAAAAAACCTTCAAATGAGAGTAGAATACAAAGTGTGGAAATGGAATCTCAAAATGAGAAACCACAAGTGTTGAAATCTCCTTTGTCCATGTCGAAAAGTAAACCTAAGATGGGTACTTCATCAACGAGGAGTAAGTTGGTGTGGCCAACTTCAATAACACAGATGAACTCTTTGATGCTTCAGAGCTTTAATAGTTCTGCTTCTATGGTATGGATTTCAGCTTTTTGGTTCCAATTTGAGCCACTGTGGAATCTTTATGGAGTCCTAATTTTTCATGTATTATGTATTGATGACAGAGGCCAAGGTGGTCTTCTCGACGGGACAGGGAACTCTTATCTGCAAAACTAGAGATTGAAAATGCCCATGCCATATCAAATTCTTCTGGACTTTACGCTCCTATTTTCCGGGATGTTTCCAAGTTTTCAAGGTATCCTGGAAATTCTTCAATATGTTAGATGTATAGCATTAAGATATAGAGTATTATTGTTCTTTCTCATATTTCAGTTGCAAGTTGTCCTGTATTTTTCGGTTAGTGTGCTACTatgatttgattaaatttggaatttttaaaatcaatttcaagaaTCCAATTGTCATTTAATGCTACAAGTTTATATATGCACATTGTCAACTGGACTTCCCCTGTACCATCAATAATATGGAGATCATCCCATTTATTGGCCTGAACCCCCCACCTCTCCCCTATTATTTCTGTCTTAACCTGTGTTCATGCATAGGTCTTCTTTTAGTAGACAACTGAAACACATCTATACATCTGTTCTTCAGGAGTTATGAACTGATGGAGCGCAAGCTCAAAGTTTTTATCTATAGAGAAGGAGCAAAACCAATATTCCATCAACCAAAGATGAGAGGAATTTATGCCTCAGAGGGGTGGTTTATGAAATTGATGGAAGGAAATAAAAGGTTCATTGTGAAGGATCCCCGAAAAGCTCATTTGTTTTACCTACCATTCAGTTCACAAATGCTAAGGGTTACTCTTTCTAACCCAAAGCAAATGGAGCAACACCTTGAGAAATATGTGGAGCTAATTGCAGGAAGATATCGTTTCTGGAACAGAACTGATGGAGCAGATCATTTTCTTGTTGCTTGTCATGATTGGGTGTGCTTCCAATGAATAACTTCTATTAGTATTTATGTAACATTTTTACAGGATAGTACTGGTAAAATTCTCTTTTAAGATTGGCATCCTTTTAGAAAATGCTTTTAAGCAAACAACCATATATCAATTCAGAAATTTGATCAGATCATACATCAGCTACATATAGTTGAATTGATCACAAGGTGGCTCACTCACACAACTTGACGAGTGtagaattcattttttatcaGAGGACCTTGTTTCTAGAATGATGTGGCTAAGTTATGCCATTGCTCATAGTTGTTAAATACTTGTTATGCTAAGTCACGGAATAATTTTTTCCTGCTAGAAGTCCTATAACTTGTTTTACACAAAAGAATTTGattgaaatcctaatctaatttttttccttttgaaaattttccaCATAGTGCTTATGTATCTAGTGAAAAGGGATACAGTCCCCATGCTAATATTACTTCAACTTGCTGAACCTGGATCTATGGTGCAGCTTAAATTTTATGCAATATTAACATAGTGTGATGTATACAATTGCAGGCCTCCCGAATCACAAGGCAACCAATGAAAGGTTGTATTAGGTCTCTTTGCAATTCTAATGTTGCTAAAGGCTTCCAAATAGGGAAGGACACTACTCTACCTGTCACATATATACACTCTGTGATGGATCCACTCAAAGAATGTGCAGGGAAACCTCCCTCAGAAAGGTCTGCTCTGGCCTTTTTTGCAGGAAGCATGCATGGTTATCTCCGTCCTATCCTGCTAAAACACTGGGCGAATAAAGAACCTGACATGAAAATATTTGGTCCAATGCCACGTGATTTGGAAGGTAAAAAGATGTATATGGAATATATGAATAGCAGCAAGTATTGCATATGTGCTAGAGGCTATGAGGTTCACACCCCAAGAATAATTGAGGCCATTTTTTCTGGGTGTGTGCCAGTTATCATATCAGATAATTATGTGCCTCCTTTATTTGAGGTATTGAAGTGGGAGGCATTTTCCCTGTTTGTTCGTGAAAGGGATGTCCCAAGTCTCAGAGACATACTTCTCTCAATCCCAGAAGAGAAGTACCTGGCACTGCATTTGGGAGTAAAGAAGGTTCAGCAGCACTTCCTGTGGCACAAAGTTCCTGTTAAGTATGACTTGTTTCATATGATTCTTCACGCAATATGGAAGAATAGGCTTTCTCAGATTAGACCCAGGTGATGATATCATTGATGTGAACAAGATAGTGTTGTTAGGGTGGGAAGAAAGTTAGTATATGTCAGCGTGAAATACTACCAAAATGATAGACTAAGCAACTTTGatagtaaaaagttatttctCAAGCTTTTAATATGTTGGAAGGCTTATAAATCCAAGCTGCACTACGATTGCCCGGTTGAACTTTACCCTCTCTTTAATCTCTTGGGCTAATATCATTTTTGGTTACTGTAAATGGTCTTTTGGGCTGttgtataaataaaattcttCCGAAGCCATTTGAGGTTTACCTTTCTTGTCCATGTTTCTAGAATGCATGATGAAACAAATTTTCCAAACGAGCactcatttcttatttaatgaaatgTCCAATTCTAGAGGTCTCTATGCATTGAAATGTTCAATCATTTCTCTACAGGATTGCCCTAGATTACAAGTTACTTGTCTTTATTAGAAGTTTCTTTGTTAAGCATgacatcattatattttttgcatAATGTTAACAATGCTGCACTATGGGTACTAGTACTTTAGAGGTACAAGTAGATGCACAGAAAGTTTTATGGACACGGCTTCAACACATAGTCTAAAAAGTTGGCAGCACATTTTTTGCAGCCTTAAATTGGTGTTGCAAAGGGCAAACTATTATGTAAGAGAAATAACTGCTTGCAGATACGAGATCTATAATTTTTGCAGCTTTTTACAATAGTAAACTAAGTGCTTGTAGATGGAGGTAAGTGTATATATACCAAGCACATTGTTAGATTCGCTAGTTAATGGGTCATCCCACAAACTAATTacctttattaaatattattgattGTTTTATTTACTTAGATAAAACTATTTGATGTCTGGTTAGGAGTATTTGATTAGTATATGTTGACATCTTTTGTagtatttgaatatttataatttcttgatgtAAAAAGTTGCAgatattaagttttttattctttatttgatGTTTGAGTGAtgtagatgatttttttttagatattattatttcattaatccttgtatgttttattatattttatttgatgtttgatttttttcagtttttatcaAGCTCCTTATATTTTCTTCAGgtttttcaattatttctttttttttgtacacttttcaaattttatattttgtattattaagTCTACAGACCAGTCCATTAGCTTGCAGGCAAAACgcaaattagattaaaaaaaacagtcTATTTAATGAGTGAGTTAGCTAGGTTTAGCCCATTTAAACGCAAATCAAACTAGACTGAACTAAACAAAACCActgaatttgtaatttttaataataaaatacaaatttctGCTGATGTTGatccttttcttgaaagagTAATAACCTTTTCACCTCCAGCATTAAATACACTACAAACAAATAACTATGCATCAATTGAGTATTGTCACATGTGACATGTAAATGAATTGTTATGTTTTAAGTTAATTGTTCAAATCAGATGAAGCGGAATTATCAATGCATGGTGTAgtatttagtttttctttacaaaaaaaaaaagtatttagttTTCTCTTCTGTTAACTAAATCTTTGCACTCGATGTTAGTGCTACCCATGTGTTGTGCATAAGGTCACACGTGTGCTTTTTTCAACATTAAGTATCTTTTTATTAAGAACATAttgtaaaattttagaaaaaatatttacatgattttttttttcttttgacataCTCATAAATATTCTTTATGGGAAGCCATTATGCTCTAACGaactaaaattattatacaGGACAAACTTCTTCACAGATATTCAATATAAATGAATCCCTATGATTCAAACTCAATTTATGTATTATTGTTTGATTTAGAAGCTTgattaaaagatatataatattttcaatttaagctttgtgtattataaaattgataaaataataccatatttttttcttctaaagcaCTGAAATAAGTTTTATCTctcaataaaatttgtttgatacGCATATTTAAGGAATTTAAGAAACTCAGTCATCTATTAGACCTTATTGGAAACCAATGAAAGGAcattctctttcttttgttttgaggCATAGGCTACTACATCTACCACATAATCCTTATTTTGATTAACAATGAAATAAATGAAGCCACATTGGAATTGAATAGATACATATTGTGATCGCGAAATCTCGTGTAACTGTGTTGTAAGTATCATAGTTAACTGTTACTGCATCTACATCACCGGGTCGGGCCATTAGCACTCTTTACCTTAACTTGCAGAAAGTCCAACAGAACCTTTGTGACCCGTGCAAACAATGAAGCCGGTGTTAATTGTGAAAATAATTACAAAGCCTTGGTTCAGCTACGAAAGATTTTTTCTTTATGTTGatttttagaatataaattcattaaaatgttataaatatctttaataaaaaaaaacaacatttaCATCATAAGTATTACATTGTCAATCAATTAAAACctattattgatataattgttttaaaattattataataatcatcaaatttattatatattatatttataattaaatatgagaCTGTTTTATACTAGTAGTATatagtataaatatataaactattttctcttaaaataattgaaaagctAATCACTTTTGCGGAGAAAACTATGTATGGGGCATGTAGTACCGTAGAGTGTACAAACGTACTGAGGAATCGTAACTGACAACTAGACTAATTCCATCAAGTGCCCTATTGACATTTACTGCTAGTAGTTTTCGGCCACTCATTTGTTGTGATAAAATTACAATTCTATAGTATACAAATGAAGAATTACAATTTCACAGGTGGACAAAAATAGAAAGCAACTCTATATtataccaataataataataataataataaaaagattatCTATTGTGACTTGTGAGTGTAAGTACACAggttaatgttaaaaaaattataagactgACTGGGATTAATTCAACTTTTACTTGTggtttttctttcaaatattatatAGACTTAAATAACTTTCTCATCTAATAAAATAAGGTATTTTATATAACAATGTGATTTACAAATATTATTACTCTTTC contains:
- the LOC100805678 gene encoding probable glycosyltransferase At3g07620 — encoded protein: MGISVVAMKLRHVAIRRLSVVGMFVAVIVVFQCCWTTYYSVLDAGGSSVALPIEVSISGTSEKKGVFRSTSATNVMLNATFVSHSKEYDSEKEADLDHELESDGGRNSREGHIPNNKGFKVGNHKDAIYSFTQKRPKYAVLSASDMLLAVKKPSNESRIQSVEMESQNEKPQVLKSPLSMSKSKPKMGTSSTRSKLVWPTSITQMNSLMLQSFNSSASMRPRWSSRRDRELLSAKLEIENAHAISNSSGLYAPIFRDVSKFSRSYELMERKLKVFIYREGAKPIFHQPKMRGIYASEGWFMKLMEGNKRFIVKDPRKAHLFYLPFSSQMLRVTLSNPKQMEQHLEKYVELIAGRYRFWNRTDGADHFLVACHDWASRITRQPMKGCIRSLCNSNVAKGFQIGKDTTLPVTYIHSVMDPLKECAGKPPSERSALAFFAGSMHGYLRPILLKHWANKEPDMKIFGPMPRDLEGKKMYMEYMNSSKYCICARGYEVHTPRIIEAIFSGCVPVIISDNYVPPLFEVLKWEAFSLFVRERDVPSLRDILLSIPEEKYLALHLGVKKVQQHFLWHKVPVKYDLFHMILHAIWKNRLSQIRPR